The window TGAATGCTTTTAGTCGACTAGATGCTCAAACTATTCAATCTTATGGTGGCGAGCTTAACAAATTAGCTGATCTTGCTATGTCTGAGTTACTACTTGATACGGAGCCTGCCAAAAGCTTAAATACACAAATTGGTGAGGATGCGACGAAAGCGTTAGCTAGTCGTGTCGTGAAAGCTTTCGGTGGTGGTGCTATGGGAGTAAAGAATAATCCGAAGGTTGCTTCTGGACTGGATATTATTCTTGCCGCTGAAGTTAAGAACTTAAAAGCGGCGCAAACGCATATAGAAGCTCTGGCAAACAAGGACTTGAGTGCTGATATCTTTTCTGAAGCTTTAGCGGAAACGAAATTTAATAAAACCGGTACAACAGATAATGTCGAACGTGCAACGGCGTGGATCGTTAACGCGTCGAACTCGGAAGGGAATGATGCTGAGAATATGGCTGCACTTTTGAAGGAGTATGCAACGAATGGTAAAGATCTGTTAAACATGGAAAATCTAAAAGAACTTCATGCTAGATTGGTTCCAAATATTGATAGAGATTATCGAGGACCAAGTATTTCAGAGAGCACGTTACCTTCAAGTATCGGCGGTGAGAGCATGCTTAAGCAACACGTTGAAGTATTCTTGAAAGAGAACCCAGTAGCAGATAAAGATTTAGGCAAAAACCTGTTTGCAAGTGTTATTGGTTACCATGGCTTTACTGATGGTAATGGACGTATGGGCCGTACTTTATATGCCATCGCTGAATTAAGGAATGATTCATTTACCCCTCTTGCCACGACTGCTGAAAACAACTTACACGGTATTAAGTAAGTATCCCAAAAATAAAAAGAGCGACTTTCGTCGCTCTTTTTTATAAGCCTGTCGGCCTTTATTGGAAACTGAGTAAATTAGCGACCTTTAGTTTTTCATATTCTCAAGCATATAGTTGAGTACGTCATCGTTGTCGTTAATGAGGTTCTCGATTACATCAAGGTGGTCTCTTTTTCGAGCGAGGTAAATGCGACACTCTTGCTTAGCATCAAGCACGTTGGCGTGGTATTCCTTTGTTTGTCGGAAGAACTCAGGCGTGTCCAGCTCTGGAACAATCAAGTGCAACGGCGCCAGTTTCTCTTCTGAAGGAAAATCATTAAGCAGTGGACTCACCTTCTCCGATGATTCATTGGTCATCTGAATGTTATCGTTCACGAAGCTGTTCACAAGTGGTCGAATATCAAAAAGGCCAGCGATTGAAAAAACATCTTTGAGTTTCTGTTTGCCTTCTGCTTCTACTCCAAATTGTTCCCAATCTGTTTTATGGAGCATGGATACAAGTTGGCCGCCAGCCGAGTGGCCCACGAGGTAGACTGCGGGAGAATTATTTTCGACTGCGAGTGATAAGATTTCTTTAACGGCAAGCTGCATCTGCTTAAGGATGGACTCCATTGGCGCACCGTTTGTCCAGTCTTGAGCCATTCGGTAACTTGGCATGTAAACCGTAAAGCCATTTTGATTGAAAGGCTTCGCGATAAACCCAAATTGTTCTTTTGAAAACCATTGCCACCACCCGCCATGAATGTAGATAACCATAGGCGCATCTTTGGCAATCCCCTTTGGCTTATAGATATCTATTTTTCCAGAAAACTCGCCTTCTCCATATGCCATTTCGGTAAGTCCTGTTTCCAGGTTTGTTCGATAACGATCACTTTGTTGGCTGGTAAATTCTATGTGTTTCGGTAACAAATCATCCGTGGGTAATCTATTGGTCCATAACGTCGGATTGTATTGTTCATCTGCTATCTCTCGTGAGAAGTATTGTGCAATTGAGCTTGTGCTTGTTTTGTTCATTATTTCGTCCTCTTTGGTTGCTTTAGGACATTATTAATGATTTCATTAGGGTGAAAAAGATGGGTAATTTAGTACGGACTGTTTAATTTTTATAAACTATGAACAAGTATATGCGTCATATGATCATCTTCACGAGAGTTGTGGAGACGGGATCTATTACTGCGGCTGCACGCGAATTAGAGGTGGGTAAATCCGTTGTTAGTCAACATTTGAGAGCTTTGGAGGAGGCGTTAGGTGTTTTGTTACTCAAACGCTCCACTCGCCAACAATTGCTTACGCCTATGGGAATAGAGTTTTTTGAACGGTGTAAAAAGATTAGCGAGCTTGTTGATGAGGCATGGGATATTGCAAGGATCAGCCAAGTTGAGCCAAAAGGAATGGTTAAGATTAGTTCACCCCACGCATTGATCGAGCCAGTGGTATCACCGGCAGTGGGGCATTTAGTCAGTATCTACTCTGAATTGGTTCCTACGATTCTAGCCAATGACGGCAGCGTGGACTTATTTGAAACGGCGGCTGATCTCGCGATTCATGTCGGTGAGCTGCCATCAAGTGAGTACAGACAAAGAAGGATAGGTAGTTTAAAGAAAGTGCTTTGTGCAAGCCCTTCATATATTCAGAATCATGATCTCAGCATCGCGAAACTTATTAAGGATCCGTCTCATTTGCTCGCCTGCGATTATGTGGCGAATATCTGGGAGGGGAAATCTATTCGATATACTTTACAACACTCGTCCAGTAGTGAGCGAATAGAAGTGTCGCTGGAAGCGAATCGCTTTAATGATTCGGTCCATTCGGTTATCTCTATGGTCAAAGCGGGAGCCGGTATGGCATTAATTCCTGAATTTATGTTCGAAAGCCTCAGACGCAAAGGAGAATTAGAGAACATTTTCCCTGGGTATACGCTTCCCAAAATTCCTATTTATGCTGTTCATAATTACGCAAAAACGCCTCCGCTCAATGTCAAAATGTGTACCGATTTCATTGAACGACAGCTTAGAAATCTTAACTCTTCAGAAGATGCCTAATCGCTTTCTGAACCGCTTAGATCTATCGATTCCATTCTACTTTGTTTGCACACAGTTCTTTTTTGTACTGTGTGCTCTCTGAGTATGACTCACATGATTGTGAGCGAGTTATACTCGCTATTCCTCTGACTGCTCAAGAGACGCAACCCAACGCAGGATCTCAGCGGTGGCTTCAATAAGATCGCCTGGAATGTACTGGTTTAACTGACCATCGGCATAAAGAGCACGTGCGAGTGGTACTTTTTGCATCACAGGGATGCCTTCTTCGTGGGCTATCGCGATCATACGTTTTGCCATTGCATCGGTTTCTTTGAGGGTTATCACAGGCAGCGGCGTTTCGCCCTTTTTGTAGTACAAACCAATCGCGATGTGGGTTGGGTTCGTGACCAACACATTCGAACGTTTAACGTTATCTCTTTGGTTCGAAGCTTGCAGCTCTTGGTGCAACTGACGACGCTTACTCTTGATTTCCGGGCTGCCTTCCATCTCTTTATATTCGCGTTTGACCTCGTCTTTAGTCATCTTCAGTTGCTTGGTGTGGTCGAACTTTTGGTACGCGTAATCGGCAGCTGCAATCACAATAAAGCCGACGGAAGAGATGATCATGAGTTGTTTCACCAATACGCCGGTGATGGTCGGTACACACTCTAATCCGCATGTCGGGATTTGCAGTAGCGTGTTTAAGTTGCCCCGCAGCGTGACCCAAATAATGCAGGAAAGGAGCGACACTTTAAGAATCGACTTAATAAACTCAATGATGCTCTTTAGCGAGAAAATTCGTTTTGCCCCTTCGACAGGGTTGATCTTTTTGATATCTGGTTTGACGGATTCACCACTAAACAGCAAGCCGAATTGCCCCATGTTCGACATGATGGCGATCAATGCCGCCACGATCAGGATCGGTGCCAGCAAGTAAACCATTTCTTTGGCGATGGCGATGGCTACGTCAAGCAACGCATCCTGAAACCCTTGATAAGCCAACTCACTCGGCAACAAAAGTAGGGCAGAGATGTGCGACATATAGTAGTCAGCAAAGGCAAATAAGACGGCAATTAGGGCTAGGATTAACGCCGATGAGACGACTTCCTGACTTTTGGCGACTTGCCCTTTTTGCCGGGCATCCCGAAGTTTTTTCGGGGTGGGGAGTTCTGTTTTTTCTCCGCTCATTGCTCTTCCTGTCTGTTATTACCAAATGGTATTGAGCTGTTCTCTGAACAGTACGATGTCAGAGAAAAGGGCTTGAAAGTGGTCCATCATCAATGCCAAATAAACAATCAATAGCACGCTGGCAATGGCACTTTTGATCGGCATAGCTAAAGAGAAAACGTTCAGCTGTGGGGCGAATCGGCTAATCAGCGCGAGTCCAAACTCGGCAAGGAACATGGCTAAAACCAAAGGCGCAGACATCAAAACGCCAAGCCACATAAGTTGCTCGAACTGAGCGTAGAAAAAGCGCCCCCATTCCTCAGTGACGGTTGGGAAAAAACTAATCACAGGCCACGACGAATAGCTGTTAAACAGCGCATAAATAAAAGCGACAAAGCCACCACCGGAGAAGAACAAGGTGATCAGGGTTTGAGTCAATAGCACAGCCGTTGGCGTTGACTGGGAGCCGAGAGTGGGGTTAAACATACTTGCCATCGCAGCACCACGTTGGTTATCCACTAGAAACCCTGCCGCCTCAATAGCCCAAAAAGGGATTGCTGCAACAAAGCCAATCAGCATACCCAATAGTACCTCTTTGCCTAAGATGACCATCAACCAAATCCCGTCCGTTTCTGCAGGCAGGTCTTGTTGGTTAATCATTGGGAAGATAAACAGCGCAAGCGAACACAAAACACCATTTCTTACCAAGGTGCCACCGAGCGTTTGTTTATTTAAAATCGGCAAAAATATAAAGCAAGCCATTAACCTAGGGAGCGTCAAGCTGTATAGGAACAGGGCCTGGTGCAAATCATCGTAACTCATCGTATTTGCGGGATTTTATCCAAGGTCAAGGTAGCAAATGAATGCAGTTCGGCGCCCAGCCATTGAGTGGTAACAAATAAGGTTATGATGACGGCGATCAGTTTGACGACAAAGCCTAACGTCTGCTCCTGTACTTGTGTTAGCGCTTGGACGAGAGAGACCAAGGTACCGACCAGTGCCGCAACCAAGATCGGCGGCAGCGACAAGAACAGAACAAGCGTTAGAGCCTGAGTGGTAAAGTGGATGATTTCAGCCGGATTCATGCTTCTCTCCTCATTATCCGTAGCTGAGCACTAGGCCATGGGTCAACTTAGTCCAACCGTCTAGCAACACAAAGAGCAGTAGTTTGAATGGCAGTGAGATGGTCATTGGCGAGACCATCATCATGCCCATGGCCAGCAAGATGTTGGATACGATCAGATCGATAGCGATGAATGGCAGGTACAACAGGAAGCCAATCTCAAACGCTCTCGTTAGCTCACTCACGGTAAAGGCGGGGAGCAACAGCAATAAGCTGTCTGACTCCAAACGGTCGACGTACTTTTGTGGCCACAAGGTTCTTGCTGCATCGGTAAAAAACACCGATTCAGTTTCACGGATGTGCTTTTTCAAGAACTCACGATACGGCTGCAATCCGCTCTCAATCAGTCCTTCGATACTCTCGGAATCTTCTAGGGATATTTCATGCTGCGTCACGTAGTCATAGGTTTCAAAACCCACTGGTGCCATGATGAAGATCGACAGAATGATCGCCAATCCGTACAAGGCCATATTGGGTGGAATCTGCTGTACACCTAATGCGTTTCTTAGCAGAGAGAAAACCACGGCCAGTTTAACGAAGGAGGTCGCCATCATTGCAATGAAAGGAATCAAAGCAAGAAGGGCGAGTGTAACGATGAGGTTCAGTTCATCAGGTAACTGGATCATGCTGGCTCCTGACTGCCGCCAAACAGTTCGAGAACGCGGACACCCAAGCGTTCATTAATGTTCACTAGTTCGCATTCACCAATGATTTTGCCGTTTGCTCGCATAGTGACTGGGTTAGAAATTGGCTGGTTAAGCTCAAAGGTAAAACCCGGTTGCAGCGCGTTAAGCTGTTCTAAAGTAATGGTTTGCTGACCAACATCGAAAGTCAGTTCAATTGGCAATTGCTGGTGGTCGGTCAGTGCTTCAGAGCTGTTGATATCGTTCATATTGGTTTCTTTTTCTTGGATATGGAGTGTCGTATTGTCGAGTTGGCATCGCCAAAGGTTGTGATTGGAGACCTGAAGCAGCACTTGGTGTTGCGCGATGTAGCAATCGTCGAAAAACACCACATCGCCAAGTTCAAGTTGCTCAAATTGACTGAGTGCCAAACGTGTTTTGCCAAAGCTCAACCAGAAGGGCAGTGCGATGTTTTGGCTCAGGTAAGAGGGCGCTTGTGGCAGAGTGTCAATCAACACATCCCGACCTTCGTGGACCCACAGGCTAAGAGAGAC is drawn from Vibrio campbellii CAIM 519 = NBRC 15631 = ATCC 25920 and contains these coding sequences:
- a CDS encoding VopS family T3SS effector adenosine monophosphate-protein transferase, with the translated sequence MISFGNVSALQAALPEVRNDILKEGKLNVGGKEYKIDADTQQFVRSNPSNSAVARFFEATGKLLREGGNTDSVAKAMTKSVFDNALGQAERLKSSSSVEHGQMFFKDASLKTPVDVLNAFSRLDAQTIQSYGGELNKLADLAMSELLLDTEPAKSLNTQIGEDATKALASRVVKAFGGGAMGVKNNPKVASGLDIILAAEVKNLKAAQTHIEALANKDLSADIFSEALAETKFNKTGTTDNVERATAWIVNASNSEGNDAENMAALLKEYATNGKDLLNMENLKELHARLVPNIDRDYRGPSISESTLPSSIGGESMLKQHVEVFLKENPVADKDLGKNLFASVIGYHGFTDGNGRMGRTLYAIAELRNDSFTPLATTAENNLHGIK
- a CDS encoding alpha/beta hydrolase, which encodes MNKTSTSSIAQYFSREIADEQYNPTLWTNRLPTDDLLPKHIEFTSQQSDRYRTNLETGLTEMAYGEGEFSGKIDIYKPKGIAKDAPMVIYIHGGWWQWFSKEQFGFIAKPFNQNGFTVYMPSYRMAQDWTNGAPMESILKQMQLAVKEILSLAVENNSPAVYLVGHSAGGQLVSMLHKTDWEQFGVEAEGKQKLKDVFSIAGLFDIRPLVNSFVNDNIQMTNESSEKVSPLLNDFPSEEKLAPLHLIVPELDTPEFFRQTKEYHANVLDAKQECRIYLARKRDHLDVIENLINDNDDVLNYMLENMKN
- a CDS encoding LysR family transcriptional regulator — its product is MRHMIIFTRVVETGSITAAARELEVGKSVVSQHLRALEEALGVLLLKRSTRQQLLTPMGIEFFERCKKISELVDEAWDIARISQVEPKGMVKISSPHALIEPVVSPAVGHLVSIYSELVPTILANDGSVDLFETAADLAIHVGELPSSEYRQRRIGSLKKVLCASPSYIQNHDLSIAKLIKDPSHLLACDYVANIWEGKSIRYTLQHSSSSERIEVSLEANRFNDSVHSVISMVKAGAGMALIPEFMFESLRRKGELENIFPGYTLPKIPIYAVHNYAKTPPLNVKMCTDFIERQLRNLNSSEDA
- the sctU gene encoding type III secretion system export apparatus subunit SctU — encoded protein: MSGEKTELPTPKKLRDARQKGQVAKSQEVVSSALILALIAVLFAFADYYMSHISALLLLPSELAYQGFQDALLDVAIAIAKEMVYLLAPILIVAALIAIMSNMGQFGLLFSGESVKPDIKKINPVEGAKRIFSLKSIIEFIKSILKVSLLSCIIWVTLRGNLNTLLQIPTCGLECVPTITGVLVKQLMIISSVGFIVIAAADYAYQKFDHTKQLKMTKDEVKREYKEMEGSPEIKSKRRQLHQELQASNQRDNVKRSNVLVTNPTHIAIGLYYKKGETPLPVITLKETDAMAKRMIAIAHEEGIPVMQKVPLARALYADGQLNQYIPGDLIEATAEILRWVASLEQSEE
- the sctT gene encoding type III secretion system export apparatus subunit SctT — encoded protein: MSYDDLHQALFLYSLTLPRLMACFIFLPILNKQTLGGTLVRNGVLCSLALFIFPMINQQDLPAETDGIWLMVILGKEVLLGMLIGFVAAIPFWAIEAAGFLVDNQRGAAMASMFNPTLGSQSTPTAVLLTQTLITLFFSGGGFVAFIYALFNSYSSWPVISFFPTVTEEWGRFFYAQFEQLMWLGVLMSAPLVLAMFLAEFGLALISRFAPQLNVFSLAMPIKSAIASVLLIVYLALMMDHFQALFSDIVLFREQLNTIW
- the vscS gene encoding SctS family type III secretion system export apparatus subunit VscS, with product MNPAEIIHFTTQALTLVLFLSLPPILVAALVGTLVSLVQALTQVQEQTLGFVVKLIAVIITLFVTTQWLGAELHSFATLTLDKIPQIR
- the vscR gene encoding SctR family type III secretion system export apparatus subunit VscR yields the protein MIQLPDELNLIVTLALLALIPFIAMMATSFVKLAVVFSLLRNALGVQQIPPNMALYGLAIILSIFIMAPVGFETYDYVTQHEISLEDSESIEGLIESGLQPYREFLKKHIRETESVFFTDAARTLWPQKYVDRLESDSLLLLLPAFTVSELTRAFEIGFLLYLPFIAIDLIVSNILLAMGMMMVSPMTISLPFKLLLFVLLDGWTKLTHGLVLSYG
- the sctQ gene encoding type III secretion system cytoplasmic ring protein SctQ — encoded protein: MILDFPKVEPSSIALSNQLCAKQCHFQDSQSNSLSVTLGQKPEFSGYRLTLLIGGQTIQIDFSGAQLQQWLHGILDSTAFESLPNSLQLALLSSQIEPYTDMIKRLFGQLPVLSKLQVHEQPASEENVLMLTINRDDVSLSLWVHEGRDVLIDTLPQAPSYLSQNIALPFWLSFGKTRLALSQFEQLELGDVVFFDDCYIAQHQVLLQVSNHNLWRCQLDNTTLHIQEKETNMNDINSSEALTDHQQLPIELTFDVGQQTITLEQLNALQPGFTFELNQPISNPVTMRANGKIIGECELVNINERLGVRVLELFGGSQEPA